One window from the genome of Onychomys torridus chromosome 20, mOncTor1.1, whole genome shotgun sequence encodes:
- the Zbtb39 gene encoding zinc finger and BTB domain-containing protein 39: protein MGMRIKLQSTNHPNNLLKELNKCRLSETMCDVTIVVGSRSFPAHKAVLACAAGYFQNLFLNTGLDAARTYVVDFITPANFEKILSFVYTSELFTDLINVGVIYEVAERLGMEDLLQACHSTFPDLESTTGAKSLTSTSDSQSAAALRCSSVDPTHPLGELRVSGEHFGPERNYVLPTDVGGSYKEEEKSVASDTNHSLPLPQLPPKTEDHDAPVPFTSVPSMVTQPILGTVSTGIQTGPSSCQPYKVQSNGDFGKNSFFPSDNAVDITAGTNPCLSNSDHSKDPGFGQVDELQLDDLGDDDLQFEDPAEEMGTAEEVIELSDDSEDELTFGENDSRENKAMPCQVCKKVLEPNIQLIRQHARDHVDLLTGNCKVCETHFQDRNSRVTHVLSHIGIFLFSCDMCETKFFTQWQLTLHRRDGIFENNIVVHPNEPLSGKLGLFSGAASPELKCAACGKALAKDFHVVRGHILDHLNLKGQACSVCDQRHLNLCSLMWHTLSHLGISVFSCSVCASSFVDWHLLEKHMAVHQSLEDTLFRCHLCSQTFRSEAAYRYHVSQHKCNSGLDARPGLGLQHLALQKRKLPAAEEFLSEELALQGQPGNSKYSCKVCGKRFAHTSEFNYHRRIHTGEKPYQCKVCHKFFRGRSTIKCHLKTHSGALMYRCTVCGHYSSTLNLMSKHVGVHKGSLPPDFTIEQTFMYIIHSKETEKHPDS, encoded by the coding sequence ATGGGCATGAGAATCAAGCTGCAAAGCACCAACCACCCCAACAACCTGCTGAAGGAACTCAATAAGTGCCGGCTGTCAGAGACCATGTGCGATGTCACGATTGTGGTGGGGAGCCGTTCCTTTCCCGCCCACAAGGCCGTGTTGGCGTGCGCAGCTGGCTACTTCCAGAACCTCTTCCTGAATACGGGGCTCGACGCCGCACGGACCTATGTGGTGGACTTCATTACTCCTGCCAACTTTGAGAAGATTCTGAGCTTCGTCTACACCTCAGAGCTTTTCACAGACCTGATCAACGTGGGGGTCATCTATGAGGTCGCCGAGCGCCTGGGTATGGAGGACCTGCTTCAGGCCTGCCACTCCACATTTCCCGACCTAGAGAGCACCACGGGGGCCAAGTCCTTGACCAGCACCAGTGACAGCCAGTCTGCTGCTGCTCTGAGATGCTCTTCAGTAGATCCCACCCACCCTCTTGGGGAACTCCGGGTGAGTGGGGAACACTTTGGTCCTGAGAGAAACTATGTGTTGCCTACTGATGTTGGAGGGAGTtataaagaggaagagaagagtgtGGCCAGTGACACTAATCACAGCTTGCCCCTGCCACAGCTGCCACCAAAGACAGAAGACCATGATGCCCCTGTTCCGTTCACGTCTGTCCCTAGTATGGTGACCCAGCCAATCCTAGGCACTGTCAGCACGGGCATCCAGACCGGTCCGAGTTCTTGCCAGCCATACAAAGTTCAGAGCAACGGAGACTTCGGTAAAAACAGTTTCTTCCCCTCCGACAATGCCGTAGACATTACAGCCGGGACCAATCCCTGTCTGAGCAACAGTGATCACTCCAAGGATCCGGGCTTTGGGCAGGTGGATGAGCTCCAGCTGGACGACCTGGGGGACGATGATTTGCAGTTCGAGGACCCGGCTGAAGAGATGGGGACAGCCGAGGAGGTGATCGAGCTGAGCGATGACAGTGAGGACGAGCTGACTTTCGGTGAGAACGACAGCCGGGAGAATAAGGCCATGCCTTGCCAGGTGTGCAAGAAAGTTCTAGAGCCCAACATTCAGCTGATACGGCAGCATGCTCGGGACCACGTGGACTTGCTCACAGGCAACTGCAAGGTCTGTGAGACCCACTTCCAGGACCGAAACTCCCGGGTGACCCATGTCCTGTCCCACATTGGCATCTTCCTGTTTTCCTGTGATATGTGTGAAACGAAGTTCTTTACCCAGTGGCAGTTAACTCTGCATCGACGGGATGGGATATTCGAGAACAACATCGTGGTCCACCCTAATGAGCCCCTCTCTGGGAAACTAGGTCTCTTTTCGGGGGCAGCCTCCCCGGAGCTGAAATGTGCCGCTTGTGGGAAAGCATTGGCCAAAGATTTCCACGTCGTCCGAGGCCACATCCTTGACCATCTGAACTTGAAGGGCCAGGCCTGCAGCGTCTGTGACCAGCGCCACCTCAACCTATGCAGCCTCATGTGGCACACGCTCTCCCATCTGGGCATCTCGGTTTTCTCCTGTTCGGTCTGTGCCAGTAGCTTTGTGGACTGGCACCTGCTGGAGAAGCACATGGCTGTGCACCAAAGCCTGGAGGACACTCTGTTCCGCTGCCACCTCTGCAGCCAGACCTTCAGGTCCGAGGCTGCCTACCGTTACCACGTCAGCCAGCACAAATGCAACAGTGGCCTCGATGCACGGCCTGGGTTGGGGCTGCAGCACCTAGCCCTCCAGAAGCGGAAGTTGCCGGCAGCGGAGGAGTTTTTGAGTGAGGAGCTAGCTTTGCAGGGCCAGCCCGGGAACAGCAAGTACAGCTGCAAGGTCTGTGGGAAAAGGTTTGCCCACACGAGTGAGTTCAACTACCACCGGCGGATCCACACGGGGGAGAAACCTTACCAATGTAAGGTCTGTCACAAATTCTTCCGAGGTCGCTCGACCATCAAGTGCCACCTCAAGACGCACTCGGGGGCACTCATGTACCGCTGTACCGTCTGTGGTCACTACAGTTCTACCCTTAACCTCATGAGCAAACATGTCGGTGTGCACAAGGGCAGCCTTCCGCCTGACTTCACCATCGAGCAGACTTTCATGTACATTATCCATTCCAAAGAGACTGAAAAGCACCCGGACAGCTGA
- the Gpr182 gene encoding G-protein coupled receptor 182 isoform X1, protein MAFPGVTQRLVLMSVKPSPGPDPDPGHDPTLAPSNDFGEIHNWTELLHLFNHTFSDCHTELNENAKQVVLFVLYLVIFVVGLVENIVVIGVNWRRSGRAGLLNLYILNIAIADLGIILSLPVWMLEVMLDYTWLWGSFSCRFTHYFYLANMYSSIFFLTCLSVDRYVSLTNASPSWQRHQHRIRRAVCAGVWVLSAIIPLPEVVHIQLVDGSEPMCLFLAPFETYSTWALAVALSATVLGFLLPFPLIAIFNILTACRLRKQGRPESRRHCVLMWAYIAVFGVCWLPYHVTMLLLTLHATHIFLHCRLVNLLYFFYEIIDCFSMLHCVLNPILYNFLSPSFRGRLLSLVVRYLPKEQARAAGGRASSSSSTQHSIVITKEGSLPAADLHPHPIRNARASSLPPNTSSALCRSIAS, encoded by the exons ATGGCTTTCCCAGGGGTGACTCAAAG GCTGGTCCTCATGTCAGTCAAACCCAGCCCTGGCCCCGACCCGGACCCGGGCCACGACCCCACTTTGGCACCCAGCAATGATTTTGGAGAGATTCACAACTGGACGGAACTGCTCCACCTTTTCAACCACACCTTTTCTGATTGCCACACGGAACTCAACGAGAACGCCAAACAAGTAGTCCTTTTTGTCCTCTACCTGGTCATCTTCGTGGTAGGGTTAGTGGAGAACATCGTGGTGATAGGTGTCAACTGGCGCCGCTCGGGCCGGGCGGGGCTGCTGAACTTGTACATCCTCAACATAGCCATCGCAGACCTGGGCATCATCCTGTCCCTTCCCGTCTGGATGCTGGAGGTCATGCTGGACTACACCTGGCTCTGGGGCAGCTTCTCCTGCCGCTTCACTCATTACTTCTACCTTGCCAACATGTACAGCAGCATCTTCTTCCTCACGTGCCTCAGCGTTGACCGCTATGTCAGCCTCACCAACGCCTCTCCCTCCTGGCAGCGCCACCAGCACCGAATACGGAGGGCCGTGTGCGCTGGCGTCTGGGTCCTCTCGGCCATCATCCCCCTGCCTGAGGTGGTGCATATTCAGCTGGTGGATGGCTCCGAGCCCATGTGCCTCTTCCTGGCACCTTTTGAAACGTACAGCACATGGGCCCTGGCAGTGGCCCTGTCTGCTACCGTGCTGGGCTTCTTACTGCCCTTCCCGCTCATTGCAATTTTCAACATCCTGACAGCCTGCCGGCTTCGGAAGCAAGGACGGCCAGAGAGCAGGCGCCACTGCGTGTTGATGTGGGCTTACATAGCCGTCTTTGGCGTCTGCTGGCTGCCCTACCATGTGACAATGCTGCTGCTCACTCTGCATGCGACCCACATCTTCCTCCACTGCCGTCTGGTTAACCTGCTCTACTTCTTCTACGAAATCATTGACTGCTTCTCCATGCTGCACTGTGTCCTCAACCCCATCCTTTACAACTTTCTCAGCCCAAGCTTCCGGGGCCGGCTGCTGAGCCTTGTGGTCCGTTACCTTCCCAAGGAGCAGGCCAGGGCGGCAGGTGGAAGGGCTTCCTCTTCTTCGTCCACCCAGCACTCCATCGTCATTACCAAAGAGGGCAGCCTGCCCGCTGCAgatctccacccccaccccatccgaAACGCTCgggcctcctctctgcctccaaacACCTCATCTGCACTCTGCCGTTCCATAGCCAGCTAA
- the Gpr182 gene encoding G-protein coupled receptor 182 isoform X2, translating into MSVKPSPGPDPDPGHDPTLAPSNDFGEIHNWTELLHLFNHTFSDCHTELNENAKQVVLFVLYLVIFVVGLVENIVVIGVNWRRSGRAGLLNLYILNIAIADLGIILSLPVWMLEVMLDYTWLWGSFSCRFTHYFYLANMYSSIFFLTCLSVDRYVSLTNASPSWQRHQHRIRRAVCAGVWVLSAIIPLPEVVHIQLVDGSEPMCLFLAPFETYSTWALAVALSATVLGFLLPFPLIAIFNILTACRLRKQGRPESRRHCVLMWAYIAVFGVCWLPYHVTMLLLTLHATHIFLHCRLVNLLYFFYEIIDCFSMLHCVLNPILYNFLSPSFRGRLLSLVVRYLPKEQARAAGGRASSSSSTQHSIVITKEGSLPAADLHPHPIRNARASSLPPNTSSALCRSIAS; encoded by the coding sequence ATGTCAGTCAAACCCAGCCCTGGCCCCGACCCGGACCCGGGCCACGACCCCACTTTGGCACCCAGCAATGATTTTGGAGAGATTCACAACTGGACGGAACTGCTCCACCTTTTCAACCACACCTTTTCTGATTGCCACACGGAACTCAACGAGAACGCCAAACAAGTAGTCCTTTTTGTCCTCTACCTGGTCATCTTCGTGGTAGGGTTAGTGGAGAACATCGTGGTGATAGGTGTCAACTGGCGCCGCTCGGGCCGGGCGGGGCTGCTGAACTTGTACATCCTCAACATAGCCATCGCAGACCTGGGCATCATCCTGTCCCTTCCCGTCTGGATGCTGGAGGTCATGCTGGACTACACCTGGCTCTGGGGCAGCTTCTCCTGCCGCTTCACTCATTACTTCTACCTTGCCAACATGTACAGCAGCATCTTCTTCCTCACGTGCCTCAGCGTTGACCGCTATGTCAGCCTCACCAACGCCTCTCCCTCCTGGCAGCGCCACCAGCACCGAATACGGAGGGCCGTGTGCGCTGGCGTCTGGGTCCTCTCGGCCATCATCCCCCTGCCTGAGGTGGTGCATATTCAGCTGGTGGATGGCTCCGAGCCCATGTGCCTCTTCCTGGCACCTTTTGAAACGTACAGCACATGGGCCCTGGCAGTGGCCCTGTCTGCTACCGTGCTGGGCTTCTTACTGCCCTTCCCGCTCATTGCAATTTTCAACATCCTGACAGCCTGCCGGCTTCGGAAGCAAGGACGGCCAGAGAGCAGGCGCCACTGCGTGTTGATGTGGGCTTACATAGCCGTCTTTGGCGTCTGCTGGCTGCCCTACCATGTGACAATGCTGCTGCTCACTCTGCATGCGACCCACATCTTCCTCCACTGCCGTCTGGTTAACCTGCTCTACTTCTTCTACGAAATCATTGACTGCTTCTCCATGCTGCACTGTGTCCTCAACCCCATCCTTTACAACTTTCTCAGCCCAAGCTTCCGGGGCCGGCTGCTGAGCCTTGTGGTCCGTTACCTTCCCAAGGAGCAGGCCAGGGCGGCAGGTGGAAGGGCTTCCTCTTCTTCGTCCACCCAGCACTCCATCGTCATTACCAAAGAGGGCAGCCTGCCCGCTGCAgatctccacccccaccccatccgaAACGCTCgggcctcctctctgcctccaaacACCTCATCTGCACTCTGCCGTTCCATAGCCAGCTAA